The genomic DNA TAGGCTGGACCAAAATCCATCCGAAGGCTTtgcctttcctttcctttcctaaTCTTCTTCCGAGCACAAAATGAGAGATTAAGATTATTGACCCATGAGAAAGCATTAACACCTTTAGCTCCGTGCACTAGGAAAAGGCTTTGTGATCATAAACCGGCTGCTGGTTAGGAAGTCTAAGAGGCCCCCAAGAGAGTAATTTCTAAGTTAGAAAGCCGTAGCCATGCTTTTGTGCTTGCACCCACCACGACTAGGCACCTCGTACAAGTCACCTAAggcatctccttcttcttctccagcGAGGCAGCCAGTGGCAAGGAGAAGAGAACCACATCCCTTGTTTACAGTTAAGAAGTCATTTAGGTTTGATTTGCTTAGGTTCAATCCAAATAAATCTACGACTGAAATCATCAATGATGATTGGCTAGGAGTTTATTGTTAATTAGCTGCGATGACTTGGACAATGGCCATGATGAGGTCGTTGTTGTGGGAGTTGATTTCATCGTACGAGATCAGTTCATGGTTACTATCTGCAATGGTAAGGGTGCTCATGGGCACTCCTAGTGGGGATATTAACTCCAGGTCGACTTCATTGTCGATGGCCGCAAAGAAGAAATCATATGTTTAACTTGACGCGTCAAGGCTACGAGTGTTGAATCTGTCGCATGTGCTATACATGATGATTCAATTGCCAATATTCCTTCATAGATTCAGATACATTTTGGTCTAGTTCCAGAATGTTGGATCTTGCGGTGTGTCTAAGATTTTAGGACTGATCGGCGGATTTGACATGAGGACTGTACTCTAACTTTGGTGTTGAACAGGATTTTGTTCGTCTAGAGTGTCGTCTCCATCGACGGAAACCTTTATGAAGAAGATGGTGAATGGACTTGAATAGAATAttgtttcttttttatttcaGATTCTTTCGTATGCAACTTTGAGATATATTGTGCCGAGTTTTAATATAATTACCTCTtcctttgaaaaaaaaagaaaaatcaagaGGTCCCTCACACTCAGCTGCAATCCAATTGCTCCATATTATTAGTCAAGTACGCCTCCCGTATTATTTTGAATTTTTGTCTATATAGTAGGATGCAGTACACGCACCGGCCCCATTCACTTGCATGTCGTAACGTATGTGCCTTACTAGCTACGTAGTAAACTGCCGGCATATTCCCTAGGCCCACACGAACCCCAGCAATGGCCACTAGCTGACACGGTTATTTGGGCCATCTGCACTAGTGTCATCTATGCCGCCGCGGTAGATATATGGGTGCGTGGTGATTGATTTAAGTGGCGACCTATTTTTGGATCGCAGAGTGCGGAGCATACGTTCATCACCCAATCTTTTCTTTGTTGTATGCATCGGTGGTGAAAATATGAAGTAGCTAGTGCTGGCTGACAACCCCCGCACAATATTGCCTCGAAAACGATAGAAACGTAGGTTttcgaaaaagaaaaagaaaacgatAGGAACGAAGATATCCATGAACAGTCACATTCATGAAACCATACTTGTATAAAACATTTCATGCATGTCTAATAACACGCAGCAGATAGCTATCTTCACTTTCTATAAAgcattgctgatttgttgtggaggatgtcctTGGCTGTGGTAGCTGAAGCCTAAACATATGATGGAGCACGCGACGGCGTTGCTGGAGCAGAcgctggcgccgccgccgcggcagccGGACCTGGGGGAGCCAGTCTTCTTGCGAGACTTCCTGGTGGGCATGCTCAAGCCGGCCGCGTCCATCGCCGTGGTCGCCCTGGCCGTCATGCTCAGCTTCACGCAGCGCCTGGGCGTCGAGGGCGAGACGCTGTACGCCGTCGCGCGCTCCTTCGTCCAGCTCCTCCTCATCGGCTTCGTCCTCCACTTCATCTTCGTCCAGAAGAACACCACACCTTCGATCCTCCTCACCTACCTCTTCATGGTACGTACGTAGTTGATGTGTTCTTGGTTTCGTCCGTGGATCAGGAAAGTTTCACCCCTAATAAGATGAACTGATGGCTAGCTTTATTAGCTACTAATCCATCAGTTTGGTAATGATTAATGAACAACATGGCACACACATGCAGGTGACGGTGGCCAGCTACACGGCGGGCAAGCGCGCGAAGCAGGTCCCCCGCGGGAAGCACATCGCCTTCGTGTCCATCCTCGTCGGCACGGGGACCAGCATGATCCTGCTCGTCCTGCTCAAAGTCTTCCCGTTCACCCCGCAATACATGCACTACAGGAaactggctctttgccgactgcaattttctttgccaactgtttttttcgacactcggcaaagaggtccctttgccaactggaatttcctgcagtcggcaaagcaggatttgccgactgcctggatttgccgactgccaggcagttggcaaagaattgcagtcggcaaaggcaggccatggttgacgccatccacaccgtcacctttgccgactgccactccgtcagcagtcggcaaaggcgcaggctttgccaactgccatcctccctggcagtcggcaaagaatttttattttttttgattttcgatcccagttttttgtgttgccttgatacagtaagtacatgatatattccaagtttgggatcattttgatttattttgctatattccgtagattttttctgtttctttgattttttccggcagctccagatttgaactgcaggtacatgaaataatagaatccggccattcagaaaatgatattcatgatgtttggagcatgttgaggccgtgtgcggggcctcgcgtgaaatttcgaccgtgttggtgtcggaacacgccgagccacgcgcgtgaaaagtgtttttaaattttataaaatcgaaacggagtccgaaaatgacgaaacttgacgacgtgtcttgtcatcgcatgcggaggctgtggtaaaaatttgagaaagtttcaaGCAAGTGGCGATGTTCGACCCCACCGccgagcccctggacacagacctcctgcagaggttgggaccagggaagcagcacggccgctactacatggcccacagcgccctcgacccgtcccaggttcctacgctgacccaggttcgatccacgcccacgagctccagcgacatccccgtagcgccccggcggcagtcagcgtcacaggtaagtgccgtttcgttcgtcgttcactcgtttcgcacctgtacatacaatcaacactgcggatgtaatattgcaggcccagatggaggccaagatggaggagaggatcgccacgttgcacgcgcagatgatggcgcaacagatggcttaccagcaaagcctgcagcagcactacaacactcagatgcagaacatggccagcttcttccagtccatgcagacgcccgaggcgtctacaccgcctcctcttccaatgttcgctccaccgcctcctcctccagagttttTTCCTGTGCCTGCTCCTGTCGCTCCTGGAGGAACCCCGGTGAGTATATTGACTCTTGCTTTAACTTGTGCGTCCATGCTGCAGATACTAATGACATCACTTGGCGTTTAACTTGTGCAGGTACAGTCGGCGGGTTTGAACCCGTCTCCTGGAGGTCCCGGCCATCAGATGATGTTGTATCCACCACCTGCACCCTATCCACCATATCCACCTCCGCGTGGCCCTCCTCCGACGTACTCGTGGCCGCCGGTGCGCGGAGGGTGGCAGTACGCGCAGGCGCCTCAGTTTGGTCCAACGGGGTTTCTGTGGGCAAACCCTGGGGGCTCTGGGGGCGGAGCGGACGACGAGACCGGGGACGGCGCGACGAGCTAGGTACTTGTCGATTCTGTTATCATGTATCCACCGTATCGTCGAAGttgttgtcatgtatttcttttcttcgttatggacctagacttgttatgttgaacttcgtgtgatggacgtcgacttatggtgttcgacgtgttggacttcatgtgatggttgtaatgcacttgtgtggttgttattgtgacatatatgtgagatatatgtgatgttgtgcgttattgtgatatatgtggtgatgttggcgacaaatgtgatgaaattgtgatataaatggtgctaccggtgcttctggtgaaattggattataatttgtgattttgcagggttttgatgcgagaaaacagaaaacaaaagcaaaaaaaaaattccagctttgccgactgtttacagtcggcaaagctgggcaaAAAAACCCAGGACAGAATCTTTGTCGACTGCAActccgaaagcagtcggcaaagaacatttcaaaaaaaaaatattttctttctttgccgactgccgagctgccggccagtcggcaaacaatttttgaaaaaaaaattctttaccgactgccgaggaaccagcagtcggcaaagcctgccgtcagggctgacggcgccacgtggctatgccgactgctggcgtggcagttggcaaaggatttgccgactgtgtgccacgtggcagtcggcaaatcctcctttgccgacccaggctttgccgactgctctttgccgactgccacgtggctttgcggtcggcaaagcctttgccgactgggtttatgcctttgccgaccggggcaagcagtcggcaaagaggcgtttTTCTGTAGTGATGATCCCCATCTCCGGCATGGTAATCGGAAACGCCATGACCATCACCGGAGTCGCCATGAAGCAGCTCCAGCAGGACATCAAGACTCATAAGAATCTGGTCAGCTCCGAACCCCCTCACAGTTTGGCGCTACTTGCTGCTTGTTTCTTTCCCTTAATTATTGTCCCGTCGTATCCATTGGGTACGTTTTGGTAGGAATAGAAGTACCAGTCCAGTCCCAACTCCCAACTAAAAGATTATGAAAAggtttattaaaaaaaaactatgAACTAAAAAACCGTGGTTGTCatgccgaattttttactattttgcccttttttcgaaagtttctctcaaatagacccctggcggaaagaattccggaaatggacccttggctcggcgccagagtgactggcgccgagctcggcgccatggtcactggcgccgaggtcctggtcACGGGGAAATagcctgccaggggctcggcgccagagtgactggcgccgagacacatgcatttaacccagcctgcacttcttccccgagctgacttttggctaagtccctaaatttaccatAAGATGGGCAACTTAgaatttagggacttagccaaaagtcagctcggggaagaagtgcaggctgggttaaatgcatgtgtctcggcgccattcactatggcgtcgagctcggcgccagtcactctggcgccgagcccctggcaggctatttccccgtgcccaggacctcggcgccagtgaccgtggcgccgagctcggcgccagtcactctggcgccgagccaagggtccatttccggaattctttccgccaggggtctatttgagagaaactttcgaaaaaggggtcaaatagtaaaaaattcgggttGTCATGCCATATATAGACACTAATAAACATAGAAATTATATTCACATGAATAGTATAAAATATTTTCGGCCAGTTCACTGTCTTCTACTACCTTCTATCATCTACTCATCATACATTTTCCTATCATTAATTTCTGTGCAAATATAGTTTCTTGCATAAGAAATGATTTCCTTATCTCAACTCTTTAATTTCAATACTACATCACTATTTTTCTTACTTGGTATCTTAAATGCTATGCTATGAAAATCGTCCTAATCATCCCATTAAGACTGCCCTTGTCTTCTTATTTCAACATTACACACGTACAGTGACGATTTTCTTTGTAGTGTTATTGCTTTGGGTCAAGGCTATTCGCAGGCATTCAGCGTATAGGCTTGACACAGGCCACGTTGAAACAGCATATACTGGGTTTAATTTTCTTTCGGCATTATGAAAGAGAAAGTTCCTGCACAAGGAAggttactttttattttaacattAATGATGGTCGCTTTGGGTGATGCTAAGTTTAATAGAGCAGACCTGCTAGAGCCCGGATGCTGCCGCGCAAAGGGAGTAAACGAGCGCATAGCGTGTCGGGCTCACGAGGGAGCGCACCAATTGTGGGCCGGCGCCGCCCGTCGGCCCGTCCCAGGCGTCGCCCCCGCTGCTCTAAACGTCGTCTTTGCCGCTGGCCACCATGCACATCCTATGTGCaatacccgatctacttttaaaacatccagatgcaatagTTATAACATACAgaagaaaacaaataaaacatttaaaACAAGTGTATGAAACACTTACGAAAACGTCtgaaaaatatttgaaaaccattgcaaacgtatgcaacatttagatgaaacacttgtaagCATACGTATGAgacacctgaaaacacttcaaATATATGcctgcaacatgcatgtatatgtaacatccaaatctatctacttttgcaatattcgtttggaacagatgaaacatttggaatatacaTTTGAAACAAaagtgtatagccattacaacatgtgcaacatcccgatctacttttgtaacatcgatatacaacacttgtaacatacctctgaaacatgtgaaacacttaaaatatactattgcaacatgcgctttcagcgtagCATCTgtttgctgcttggacgaatgaaGGCTCGTCGACACGGAGCTCGATGCCGCAGAGTGGTGCGGAGGTCGCCGGTGTGAATCTTGTTGGCTACACGGACctcggcaggggcaggggcagacAGATGGAGCGCGGTCGCGACGGGAGGCGCGAGTCTGGGCGGGGGCACACGGCGCGGGCGAGCGGCGGGGACGCGGGCGGGGCGACGTGGTCGAGGAAGGGGTCCGTCCCGAAGCAGGCGACGCGGGCGGGGTGAGGCACAAAGCGAGCGGGCGACTTATACGAGGTCCGTCCAGATGGGCGGACGACCTACCGTTAACCGAGATAACAATTTTTTTGCCGAAaaaagagaggagagaggaggttgAGGGATCCAGAATACTTATATTTTGGTATAAATTTTGAAGTCCGGATCCCGATATTACAGGACGGAGGCCGTGGTTGTTAGCCCTATGGATCCAAATAGAACCTCAATACTagttataattagctcatgacaTTAGAGCAGCGCAATGTGTAGTCATTATAAGCAACTGAATGATGGCCACACTATAGTCTTAGACTTAAGGTCTATTTAGCTCGTATAATCTAATAAAAATTAGCTCTAATATATCAAACAGATATAGACAGCCAAATAAACCGCACGACACTAGTACTAATAGCCACTAGTCTTTGAGGCAATATGCCTTATTCATCTTGTTGTGCCGATACATCGTGCTACTCTTGGTCTAGGCAGGACACTATGGCCCCTCCCCTTTACATGTGCCATGCTGGCTAGATGGGCATGTCGGGCACCGAGCCCATGCAAGCTAGGACCTGACCGCTTCACGCAAGGATGCACCCATGTCGTCGCCTCTGCCGTAAACGAGGACGTGGACCGTACAGCTCCGCACGAGGTCGCGCCGTAGTCGCGAGCCAGATGGATGGAGCCGGTGCCGGACCACCACTGCACTGCACGCACCATCATCGAATCATACACCTGCAATGGATTCTAACGAGATTAATCATCCGGATCAGAAAAACGAAACTCTGATTGAGGTTAGCATGCATCCCCCAAGAAACAGTCCAGGATCTCAGGCACTTGCAAGCTGGATAAGCATTAGTAGACCACTCACTGTTACAAATACCATTAAAAGTGCACGATcaaatttaggatagatagctaaCTATTAAGAGGAGAATTCTAAAGCATTGTCTAGTGCCACACTAGGTGATGACTTACTTTACATTTTTTTTTGAACGCAATGGcaagagctctgcctttcaattaagatatgAAAAGAAAGTTTATGTACAAGCAAAGACAAACGAGATCAAGGTTTCATCCCCCCTTCCCCCCATACACCTGTGAGCTAAACGTACTCGAGAGCTCTCTTCCTTTGTTGTATGTCTTCATTTATCCTTGCGGCTACCTGCGGCACCGTTTGTATCAAGTTGTAAAAAATTCTCCTATTTCTCTCCTTCCATATATTCCAGAAGGTGTAGATAACTACCCTGTTGAGCCGCCTCCGCTCAGATCTTGGCACTTTTGCTGCCGCGTGTTCCCACCATGACTTGATGTGGGTGGGGTTTACCTGGAGCTGCTGTTGCAGTTGAGTGAAGTTTTCCCACGATAAGATTTGATCCCAAACCGCCTTGGCAAAAGGGCAACAAAGGCATAAGTGGAGGCCTGTTTCTAAGGGCCCGTTGCACATGACACATTGTTGTTGGTGCGGCCACCCTCTCTTCTGTAGGTTACGAGCCGTTAGAATTTTATCTTGCACTAAGATCCAGGCGAAGATCTTGCATCTGTTCTCCACATGCGCTTTCCAAATCAAGTCTGTACGGAAGGGCGGTAGCGAACCCCTGAATTGGATTATGTATGCCGAGCGGGTGGAGAAATTCCCATCATTGGTCCAACGCCAGGTGATGGTGTCCTGGATGCCCTGCTGTAGGTGCACATCCTGTATTCGTATCCAGAGGGGTACAAACTCCTCTATGTGGGTAGCCGAGGTGATTTTCCTCCCTAGTTTACGCATCCAATTGTTGTTCCGTAGCTCTTTTTGCACCGTTTGGTTAGTCCTTGAGACTAGCCGGAACAAGTTCGGGGCTAGATACTTAGGAGCCTGTCCATCGAGCCAACTGTGGTGCCAAAACCTTGTCTTTGCACCATCTCCCAAAGATATAttgattgaggagttgaagaagagtcGGTCATCATCAGAACACGGGAGCTCTGAACCGCTCCAAGGCTTGGAATCGTCCACCCATTCTTGCCAAAGCCATCGCAACCGGAGAGCTCGCCCAAATCTCTCCAGGTCAGGGACGCCTAAACCCCAAGGTCTTTTGGTCTGGTAACTGTCTGCCAGTTAACTAGGCAGTGTCCGCCGTTTGCATTCTCCTCCCCCTTCCACAAGAAAGATATCCTGATTTTATCTATCTTCTTCTTAGCCCAAGCGGCGAGAGGAAACACTGTCAGGTGGTAGGTTAGCATGGAGGAGAGGACAGAGGTTACAAAAGTGAGGCGTCCCGCCCTGTTCAGCCATCTTCCTTTCCATTTGGGTAGCCTGTGCCCAATCCGGTCTatgagaggttggacatggatccTTTGCAGTGATCTAATATGGAGTTGTAGCCCTAAATATTTGCATGGGAAGCCCCCTCTAGTACCGGTGAAAGGTGACAGTACTTGGTCTAGGTCGACGTTTCCACAACCAATCGGATGCACGGAGCTCTTTTGTAGATTAATATGGAGTCCCGAGAATGTGCCAAATGCTTGCAGGATGGTTTTGACAGCTTCTACATCGTCTTTTGTGGGACTGATGAAAATGGCGGCATCATCTGCATACAATGAGGTTCTCCATTTAGCCGCCGTGATTGGTAAGGGGGTGAGAATCCCCTGTTGAGTTGCTAGGTCAAGCAGACGTTGAAGCGGGTCCATAGCTAGGATGAATAGCATCGGCGAAAGCGGATCTCCCTGGCGGACGCCTCTGGCATGGCTAAAGGTGCCCCCCTGTCGCCCATTCAGCATGGGTGTCGAGGATGATGTACGTAGGATGATAGAGATCCATTCCCGCCATCGCTGGACGAAGCCCAGAGCCTGCATCGTCTCAAGCAAGTACCCCCAGTGTACCGTATCAAAGGCTTTGTGGATGTCTAATTTCATGAACAAAGCCGGAATCTTCTGCTTGTGTAGTCTTTTTACCGCGCTCTGGACGTACAGAAAATTATCGTGGATGCTTCTCCTTTTTATAAATGCGCTCTGGCAGTTCGAGACCAGGGAGTTGAGTCGGGGGGGCAAGTCTGTTAGCTAACACTTTGGAgaagatctttgcaatgccatggAGAAGGCTGATGGGTCTAAAGTCGGTAATTCTTGTTGCATCCGTTTTTTGGGTAGAAGGATAATGGAAGCCAAATTTAGCCATTCGAAACTCTGGGCATTCAATGTGAATAAGCTGTTCATGGCTGCCATAACATCCTCTTTAATGGTTTCCCAACAAGCTTTGAAGAAGGCGCCCGTGAAGCCATCCGGTCCTACTTTACATTTGCATTAGGCCTCCTAGTGATGTGGTGAGGAAGCAAgtgaaaatattttaaaaatgtCAACTTAGTTCTTAATGGTGTTGGTATTCAATggaacacatttggagttagcacACTTGTAAAAAGACTCGAGAGAAGTTGTTGGTGTAGAGTGTTTTTACTCTAGAGCTGGTCGGTGGGCACGGAAGTGATGCCACCAGAGAGTTACTTCAGCAAATTCCAGAGAGAGCAAGCGCAGTCACCAAGAGCTCTCCAGCTATCCAGTGAGGTCACCGGAGAGATCACTGGAGCTTTGTTTAGAGGCGGCTGAAGGCTGGGAGTTTAGGTCCGACTCCGACCGCCGCACCATGCCTCAGCACTTAAACTCGCACATCGATATTAGAGTGGTGGGACATGAAAACACTTtatattttaattttgtttttacaATTGGACTTTGCACCGTTTTTTTTATGCTACCGTTGTAGATAGACGACCCGAGCGTGCAGTCACAGCTCGCAGTCTTTGGAGAGAAGCAGATGGAGGGAGACAGACGGGAGTCTGTTAGATAGAAGAAAGAGAGCGCACCATACGACTGAGATCTAATAACAGACCAGGCTAATCGACCGAAACCGAACCACCTCAAAGACATCATCTCCCGAAAGAAATACTAACTTTTGTATGATCATTGTAACCTTGCAATTGCAGAATGCGGATACGTATTACATACATTCTTGTGTGCCGTTTTCTATATATACAGGTGGAGACGGCACTTGCTCTGGGTGCTACTCCGCGTCAGGCGACACTCCAGCAGATAAGAACGTCGCAGGAGATCGCCTTGTCCCCCGGCATCGACAACGCCAAGACCCAGGGCGTGATCAATCTGCCGGGCGCCATGACAGGGCTCATCATGGCGGGCGCGTCGCCGCTTGAGGCCATCCAGGTGCAGATCGTCCTCAAGAACATGCTCATGGCCGCCTCCACCGTCAGCAGCATCGTCTCGTCCTTCCTCTGCTGGCCAGCCTTCTTCACCAAGACCTTTCAGCTCAAAGAGGAGGTCTTTGCTGACTAGCTAGCGTTCCTAATAATTACTTGCTCTGTTTCGAACTATAGGTCGGTTCAGCTTTGTACCAAAATTCTTTGTTTTCCAACTAAGTTCTCAAGAAAATGTACTAACGTTTAcactttcaaataaaaaaacaaattaaagcaaatcCGCCAACAGCCTTACATACACTGGCTGTCGAAGGCTCGAAGCTACTTTAACAGATGGTATACACGAACAGAGGAGATTAGAAAGATAACCACGTCCGATCCTTTCCATCCCGCACAGCAGCTAGAAAGCATCCGAGGAGCTGAAATCTGAACCAAGCTGCAACGAGGATTTAGCTGCTGAGCTCCAAGAAACGCCTGGCCATCGGGTGCTTGGCGTCGGACAGCTCGGACGGCGCGAGCACCTCCACGATCTCGCCGGCGACGACGAGGCACACCAGGTCAGCAATGCGCTGGATCTGCTTCACGCTGTGGGAGACGATCACTGTGGTGAGCCCCCTCGTCTTCTTCAGCCGCACGATGGCTTCCTCGATGTTCTGCGTCGAGATGGGGTCCAGCGCACTCGTCGGTTCATCCAGCAGGAGCACCTGCAGCAACCGATCGATCTCAGCAAGCCGGCCATGGTGGAGGACAATGCCAGGAAGACGAAACATGCATCAGAGGTGACGGTGGTGCACATGCCTCGGGGTCGTTGGCGAGGGTCCGGGCCAAGGCGACGCGCTGTGCCTGACCGACCGACAGCTCGGAGGCCGGCTTGGAGCACAGAGCAGGGTCCAGATCCGCCAGGCTCAGCAGGTTCTTCACTTCGGCTTCAGTGAGCTTCTTGCCGCGCAACTGCGGCCCGTATCGTACGTTGTCAGCCACGGTTCCTGCCAAAAGCACGCGGGAAAAAAAATAAGATAAATCTGCTTAGGCATTGTTTGATTCACATGTATCCCACTACTACAGAACTGACTCTCAGGACAGGCATTGATGTTGAAGTCTATACTAGTGTCCTAAATTCACGTGTATCTAAGTGGGTTTGTGTGGAATTTTAGTTTAAATCCCTTTCCACTCCACTCCAACGACATATTGATTGAGGTTATTTAGGCATTCATATAAACCCTTAGATAGCTGACTTTGTTTTAGCTTCTGGCTCTCTATGTTAAATTTTAGGGGACACGgtggaaaaaaaaaaagaaattcaaaAACGTTCGACCATTGATTAGGGGACTCTAATATCGACATCAACAATAACATTTATCGAATCTATTATGTCTCTAAAAAAAAGTTAGGGGTTGTGCCTAATCTTGTCCTGACTAATCTTAGACAAATTGTGGTTGCCTCAAAAAATTTGGTAAATAAATTGATTCATACTTGTAGTTAAGTTTGACAAGAAA from Miscanthus floridulus cultivar M001 unplaced genomic scaffold, ASM1932011v1 os_2481_2, whole genome shotgun sequence includes the following:
- the LOC136535030 gene encoding UPF0014 membrane protein STAR2-like, with amino-acid sequence MEHATALLEQTLAPPPRQPDLGEPVFLRDFLVGMLKPAASIAVVALAVMLSFTQRLGVEGETLYAVARSFVQLLLIGFVLHFIFVQKNTTPSILLTYLFMVTVASYTAGKRAKQVPRGKHIAFVSILVGTGTSMILLVLLKVFPFTPRFSVVMIPISGMVIGNAMTITGVAMKQLQQDIKTHKNLVETALALGATPRQATLQQIRTSQEIALSPGIDNAKTQGVINLPGAMTGLIMAGASPLEAIQVQIVLKNMLMAASTVSSIVSSFLCWPAFFTKTFQLKEEVFAD
- the LOC136535037 gene encoding protein STAR1-like — translated: MGSASSDDLREHLLDVDGVDNGGEAAPKIRVRGLRRCADATGEEILRGVHLDVPRGVVMGVIGPSGSGKSTLLRALNRLWEPAPGAVLLDGADICAIDVLTLRRKVGMLFQLPAMFDGTVADNVRYGPQLRGKKLTEAEVKNLLSLADLDPALCSKPASELSVGQAQRVALARTLANDPEVLLLDEPTSALDPISTQNIEEAIVRLKKTRGLTTVIVSHSVKQIQRIADLVCLVVAGEIVEVLAPSELSDAKHPMARRFLELSS